One part of the Phragmites australis chromosome 3, lpPhrAust1.1, whole genome shotgun sequence genome encodes these proteins:
- the LOC133912759 gene encoding putative pentatricopeptide repeat-containing protein At1g77010, mitochondrial, with product MAITVDVRGCIQLLRSCGATSGRQLHQLLLKSGHVPFSLPPTNSVLLMYARSSPLHSRDAHLLFDEIPTKNCFSYNSLITSLFNSGDHHAALRIFRSMPDRNTFAWNTVITGVATAGDLDTARDLLDEMPVKDTLACNAVLHRYVRCGQVDEAFTLLKRIGLQCNSEVSSSPWNDPFVLATVVGACAYKMKYDFGRQAHARMVVAKVVIDSVLSCALIDMYCKCGDLESARRVHDGLKHVDEFSLSALVYGYASCGLLHKALCFFDKVENPGIALWNSLIGGCVPACHGDGAFVLFVRMMRSDTLPNSSTYASVLNVCGFLVMLKPGQQMHGCALKSGAVNDMIAASALIDFYSKCSLWVDACQAFGELRHHDTIVLNSMITIYSNSGRIDEARRVFDMITSKSVISWNSMIVGFSQNGHALDAMELFCEMHRLGLRLDKVAIASVLSASSSICSISFGEQIFSLATALGLQSDHVVASSLIDLYCKCGNLANGCRIFDGIDNPDEVLWNSMLLGYASNGYGPEALKLLKLMQSRGIKPSERTFVAVLSACCHSGLVEEGLRWFHRMQEDFGLSPSAEHYACVTDLLVRAGWLDEAVDFIENMPFKADTVSWTSVIGGCKAQGNEALMRRVAKKFMEMEVSPHSSLYVQLSSMLAAQGDWVKSAEIRGIMHEKRITKNPGYSWIDS from the coding sequence ATGGCCATCACCGTCGACGTCCGCGGCTGCATCCAGCTCCTCCGCTCCTGCGGCGCCACCTCCGGCCGGCAGCTCCACCAGCTCCTCCTCAAGTCCGGCCACGTCCCGTTCTCCCTCCCGCCCACCAACTCCGTCCTCCTCATGTACGCGCGCAGTTCGCCGCTCCACTCCCGCGACGCCCACCTCCTGTTCGACGAAATACCGACAAAGAACTGCTTCTCCTATAATTCCCTCATCACCTCCCTTTTCAACTCTGGGGACCACCATGCGGCTCTCCGCATATTCCGCTCCATGCCCGATAGGAACACCTTCGCATGGAACACGGTGATCACAGGTGTCGCGACCGCTGGCGATCTTGACACGGCCCGCGACCTGCTTGACGAAATGCCCGTCAAGGACACCCTGGCTTGCAACGCTGTCTTGCATAGGTATGTCCGGTGCGGCCAGGTGGATGAGGCGTTTACTTTGCTCAAGAGGATTGGTTTGCAATGCAATTCTGAAGTGAGCTCCTCACCGTGGAATGACCCCTTCGTGCTCGCCACAGTTGTTGGCGCTTGTGCTTATAAGATGAAGTATGATTTTGGCAGGCAGGCTCATGCTAGAATGGTGGTTGCCAAGGTTGTAATCGATTCGGTATTGAGTTGTGCATTGATTGACATGTACTGCAAGTGTGGGGATTTGGAGTCTGCTCGCCGTGTCCATGATGGATTGAAACATGTTGATGAGTTCTCGCTGTCTGCCCTGGTCTATGGTTATGCTTCTTGTGGACTGTTACACAAGGCGTTATGCTTTTTTGACAAGGTGGAGAACCCTGGCATTGCTCTATGGAATTCTCTTATTGGTGGCTGTGTGCCTGCCTGCCACGGAGATGGTGCTTTTGTTCTTTTTGTAAGGATGATGCGGTCAGACACGTTGCCTAATTCATCAACTTATGCTAGTGTTCTGAATGTGTGTGGTTTTTTAGTCATGCTGAAGCCTGGGCAGCAGATGCATGGGTGTGCTCTAAAGAGTGGGGCTGTCAATGACATGATAGCAGCAAGTGCTCTCATTGACTTCTACTCAAAATGCAGCCTCTGGGTGGATGCCTGCCAAGCATTTGGCGAGCTTAGGCATCATGACACCATTGTGCTCAACTCAATGATCACTATATACTCGAACTCTGGGCGAATAGATGAGGCCAGAAGAGTTTTTGATATGATCACTAGCAAGAGTGTCATCTCATGGAATTCTATGATCGTTGGGTTCAGCCAAAATGGGCATGCTCTTGATGCAATGGAGTTGTTCTGTGAGATGCATCGGCTTGGTTTGCGGCTTGACAAGGTTGCTATAGCCAGTGTTCTGAGTGCATCAAGCAGCATCTGCTCTATAAGTTTTGGGGAGCAGATTTTTTCTCTTGCCACTGCTCTTGGCTTGCAGTCTGACCATGTTGTAGCCTCTTCGCTCATTGATCTGTACTGCAAATGTGGCAACTTGGCCAATGGATGCAGGATCTTCGATGGAATTGATAATCCAGACGAAGTCCTGTGGAACTCAATGCTGTTAGGTTATGCTTCCAATGGGTATGGGCCTGAGGCACTGAAACTTCTAAAGTTGATGCAAAGTAGGGGTATAAAACCAAGTGAACGAACATTTGTTGCTGTTCTTTCTGCATGCTGCCATTCTGGACTTGTGGAAGAGGGACTGAGATGGTTCCACCGGATGCAGGAAGATTTTGGCTTGAGTCCATCAGCTGAGCATTACGCATGTGTGACTGACCTGTTAGTCCGTGCAGGTTGGCTTGATGAAGCAGTTGATTTCATAGAGAACATGCCTTTTAAAGCTGATACTGTCAGTTGGACGTCAGTTATTGGAGGGTGCAAAGCCCAGGGCAATGAGGCTCTGATGCGCAGGGTGGCAAAGAAATTTATGGAAATGGAAGTGTCACCACATTCCAGTCTGTATGTGCAGTTGTCGAGCATGCTCGCAGCTCAAGGGGATTGGGTCAAATCTGCAGAAATTAGGGGtataatgcatgaaaaaagAATTACAAAGAATCCTGGCTACAGTTGGATTGACAGTTAG